The following proteins are co-located in the Castanea sativa cultivar Marrone di Chiusa Pesio chromosome 8, ASM4071231v1 genome:
- the LOC142607461 gene encoding protein VACUOLELESS1, whose amino-acid sequence MANVSVAAEWQLLGDRYYRKPELYHPMQWRHIDLSRNKVACAPFGGPVALIRDDSKIVQLYSESALRKLRLFNSAGVSLSDVVWKNPGGRLIGLSWSDDHTLVCIVQDGTVYRYNVHAELIDPNLSILGHDYFDENVVECVFWGNGVVCVTETCKVFAVPDFKTRTVVRLADPPPPPSSELELELELPHCVAVIEPQYTLSGNVEVLLAIGDGVVMVEEDEVQALPVPPGDGPLQKMVVSGNGRFVAAFTHDGRLAVYSTRFEKMFEYQCESALPPEQLAWCGLDSVLLYWDDMLLMVGPSDEPVRYLYDEPIVLVPECDGVRILTNTSMEFLQLVPNSTVSIFKIGSTSPAALLYDALDHFDRRSAKADENLRLIRSSLPEAVEACVDAAGHEFDVSRQRTLLRAASYGQAFCSNFQRDRIQEMCKTLRVLNAVRNPEIGIPLSIQQYKLLTPSVLIGRLINAHQHLLALRISEYLGMNQEVVIMHWACSKITASLAIPDAALLEILLDKLRLCKGISYAAVSAHADKNGRRKLAAMLIEHEPRSSKQVPLLLSIGEEDTALMKATESGDTDLVYLVLFHIWQKKQPLEFFGMIQARMLARDLFITYARCYKHEFLKDFFLSNGQLQEVAFLLWKESWAIGKNPMAIRGSPLHGPRIKLIEKAHSLFSETKEHTFESKAAEEHAKLIRMQHELEVTTKQAIFVDSSISDTIRTCIVLGNHRAAMKVKTEFKVSEKRWYWLKVFALATIRDWDALEKFSKEKRPPIGYRPFVEACIEADEKGEALKYIPKLADPRERAESYARIGMAKEAADAASQAKDGELLGRLKLTFAQNAAASSIFDTLRDRLSFQGVS is encoded by the exons ATGGCCAACGTGTCGGTGGCCGCCGAGTGGCAACTTCTCGGCGACCGTTACTACCGGAAACCGGAACTCTACCACCCGATGCAGTGGAGGCACATCGATCTCAGCCGCAACAAAGTCGCCTGCGCCCCGTTCGGCGGTCCGGTCGCTCTCATCCGCGACGATTCCAAGATCGTCCAGCTCTACTCCGAGTCCGCGCTGCGAAAGCTCCGCCTCTTCAACTCCGCCGGCGTTTCTCTCTCCGACGTCGTCTGGAAGAACCCCGGCGGTCGCTTGATCGGTCTGTCGTGGAGTGACGATCATACTTTGGTCTGTATCGTTCAAGACGGCACCGTTTATCGCTACAACGTTCACGCGGAGCTGATCGATCCCAATCTCTCGATTCTAGGGCATGATTACTTCGACGAGAATGTGGTCGAGTGCGTGTTTTGGGGAAACGGCGTCGTTTGCGTTACCGAGACTTGTAAGGTTTTCGCGGTGCCGGATTTCAAGACGAGGACGGTGGTGAGGCTGGCGGATCCTCCGCCGCCGCCGTCGAGTGAGCTGGAATTGGAACTGGAGCTGCCGCATTGCGTGGCGGTGATCGAGCCGCAGTACACTCTGTCCGGGAATGTGGAGGTGTTGTTGGCGATTGGGGATGGCGTTGTGATGGTGGAGGAGGATGAGGTGCAGGCTTTGCCGGTGCCGCCCGGGGACGGGCCGCTTCAGAAGATGGTCGTTTCCGGCAATGGGAGGTTTGTTGCGGCGTTTACGCACGATGGCAGGTTGGCCGTGTACTCGACTAGGTTCGAGAAGATGTTTGAGTACCAATGCGAG TCAGCTCTTCCTCCTGAGCAGCTTGCTTGGTGTGGATTAGACAGTGTGTTACTTTATTGGGATGATATGCTTCTGATGGTGGGTCCTTCTGATGAACCAGTGCGCTACCTATATGATGAACCAATAGTTCTTGTTCCCGAGTGTGATGGAGTTAGGATATTGACTAATACAAGTATGGAATTTTTACAACTGGTACCTAATTCCACAGTATCCATCTTTAAGATTGGGAGTACATCACCTGCAGCTTTACTGTATGATGCGTTGGATCATTTTGACAGGCGCAGTGCCAAG GCagatgaaaatttgagattgatAAGATCCTCATTGCCAGAGGCTGTTGAAGCATGTGTTGATGCTGCTGGTCATGAATTTGATGTTTCTCGTCAGAGGACACTACTAAGAGCTGCAAGCTATGGTCAGGCCTTTTGCAG CAATTTTCAACGTGACCGTATTCAAGAAATGTGTAAAACTCTGCGAGTCTTAAATGCTGTGCGCAACCCTGAGATTGGCATCCCTCTTAGTATTCAGCAATATAAG TTGCTCACACCGTCCGTTCTGATTGGTCGTTTGATAAATGCGCACCAACACCTTCTTGCTCTACGGATATCAGAGTACCTTGGAATGAATCAA GAGGTGGTTATAATGCACTGGGCATGTTCAAAGATAACTGCTTCATTAGCAATCCCGGATGCTGCTCTCCTTGAAATCTTACTGGATAAG CTGAGATTATGCAAAGGAATATCCTATGCAGCAGTTTCTGCTCATGCAGATAAGAATGGCCGCCGGAAATTAGCTGCTATGCTTATTGAACATGAACCACGTTCTTCCAAACAG GTCCCTCTTCTTTTAAGCATAGGAGAGGAAGATACAGCTTTGATGAAGGCAACTGAAAGTGGTGATACTGACCTTGTTTATCTTGTTTTGTTCCATATTTGGCAAAAG AAGCAACCATTGGAGTTTTTTGGAATGATACAGGCCAGAATGTTAGCAAGGGATTTGTTTATAACTTATGCACG GTGCTACAAGCATGAATTCCTGAAGGACTTCTTCCTATCAAATGGACAACTCCAG GAGGTGGCTTTTCTTTTATGGAAAGAGTCATGGGCGATAGGAAAGAATCCCATGGCAATCAGAGGATCTCCTCTCCATGGTCCACGCATAAAACTTATTGAGAAGGCTCATAGTCTTTTCTCAGAAACAAAGGAACATACCTTCGAGTCAAAGGCTGCTGAAGAGCATGCCAAATTGATAAG AATGCAACATGAATTGGAGGTGACTACAAAGCAGGCCATTTTCGTTGATTCAAGCATCAGTGATACAATCCGCACTTGTATTGTATTGGGAAATCATCGAGCCGCAATGAAAGTGAAAACAGAATTCAAG GTTTCCGAGAAGAGATGGTATTGGCTTAAGGTTTTTGCTTTGGCTACAATCCGAGATTGGGATGCCCTGGAAAAGTTTTCGAAGGAGAAGAGACCGCCAATTG GTTACAGGCCATTTGTTGAGGCATGCATTGAAGCAGATGAAAAAGGAGAAGCTCTAaaatatatcccaaaacttgCTGATCCTCGAGAAAGAGCTGAG TCTTATGCTCGGATTGGAATGGCCAAGGAAGCTGCTGATGCTGCTTCTCAGGCCAAAGATGGTGAATTGCTTGGTAGATTAAAATTGACCTTTGCACAAAATGCAGCAGCTTCATCAATTTTCGACACTCTTAGAGATAGACTGTCCTTCCAAGGTGTTTCATAG
- the LOC142606325 gene encoding uncharacterized protein LOC142606325: protein MEVEFLERIQNMTLTTDEDEVMPIRPTQRAKVLEEFSISLIGKFLTTKPINIQAAKNLLRSMWKLGEDLKIVEVGDGLLQFKFLMESQLMWVWNNGPRCFDNHILALRRWEKGMSVRNVTFMKQTFWIQVWGLPFDLITEEAGSDIGRTIGDLVEVDCKAFNSDQSRFLRIRVEVPLNKPLRRGGPVSSPEGEISRVAFRYERLVGWCFNCGRIGHEHSDCALPVSIENGGRPYGEWLKAGSRTRNTEPIKESTMHEGIKGRLLLLHRNPICPPKPIPKHQQNERTLKAARYLRNGF from the coding sequence ATGGAAGTTGAGTTCCTTGAACGGATACAGAATATGACGCTCACGACGGATGAAGACGAAGTCATGCCAATACGTCCAACACAGAGAGCAAAGGTACTGGAAGAGTTCTCAATAAGTCTCATTGGGAAGTTCCTCACAACGAAGCCAATAAACATACAGGCAGCCAAGAATTTACTTAGATCTATGTGGAAGCTTGGAGAGGACTTGAAGATAGTTGAAGTGGGGGACGGCCTACTGCAGTTCAAGTTTTTGATGGAAAGCCAATTGATGTGGGTTTGGAATAATGGGCCAAGGTGTTTCGACAACCATATATTAGCGCTTAGACGATGGGAGAAGGGTATGTCGGTGAGGAACGTCACGTTCATGAAACAAACTTTTTGGATCCAAGTGTGGGGACTGCCCTTTGATCTGATTACTGAGGAGGCTGGGAGTGATATAGGAAGAACTATAGGTGATCTTGTGGAGGTGGATTGCAAGGCTTTCAACTCCGACCAATCCCGGTTCCTGCGCATCCGAGTTGAAGTCCCACTAAACAAACCACTTAGGCGGGGTGGTCCAGTAAGCAGCCCGGAGGGAGAAATATCTAGAGTGGCGTTCCGGTATGAGAGGCTTGTTGGGTGGTGCTTCAACTGTGGCCGAATCGGCCATGAACACAGTGACTGTGCTTTGCCGGTGAGCATAGAAAATGGAGGGAGACCATACGGGGAGTGGCTGAAGGCAGGAAGCAGGACAAGGAACACGGAACCGATTAAGGAGAGCACCATGCATGAAGGAATCAAAGGCCGTCTACTGCTTCTCCACCGCAACCCGATATGTCCGCCGAAACCGATACCAAAACATCAGCAAAACGAACGGACATTAAAGGCAGCCCGATATTTGCGGAACGGTTTTTAA
- the LOC142607368 gene encoding putative F-box protein At1g65770, translating into MQSPNVLRLENSSQPEWAHLPVPVLCLIMDKLSEPIYHAWFAGVCKQWHLIAKDYNKKKKALPMLLLSLNNDHKTRRVLYGITEGKIFKNINLEVFYARRCCGFSHGWLATVDENMAITLLNPFNKSASKITLPSLKHRKRIKIPQFNVLKVVLSHNPTSSQDNYAVVVIYAPSDLLAFINPTQQHAWTYLDENLTGFTDIAFYGGLAYAVGRLGMVVSFDVNSKNYSSSQLLRPNIIVPGGCHTTFRYAERVYIVESMKGDLLVVRRFFKRRERFLEEIEEEEEERKSVTESFKVHKLLLNDQTKGSLEEHVEVKSLGDEALFVGDSQSMSILASNFPGCQPNSIYFTDDSIDVFAIKNTYRPKGPSDMGIYCLENGTFQKHYTPEYKHRYLAPPLWVVPPLQ; encoded by the exons ATGCAGTCCCCCAATGTTCTTAGGCTTGAAAATAG ttctcAACCTGAATGGGCACATCTTCCTGTACCTGTTTTGTGCTTGATTATGGACAAGTTGTCGGAACCCATATACCATGCTTGGTTTGCTGGTGTTTGTAAACAATGGCATTTAATTGCAAAGGACTAcaataagaaaaagaaggcaCTTCCAATGCTATTGCTCTCCCTTAACAATGATCATAAAACAAGGAGAGTTTTATATGGCATTACCGAaggaaaaatattcaaaaatatCAACTTAGAAGTATTTTATGCAAGGAGATGCTGCGGCTTCAGCCATGGTTGGTTGGCCACCGTAGATGAAAACATGGCTATAACCCTCTTGAATCCTTTCAACAAATCAGCCTCCAAAATCACTCTTCCCTCTTTAAAGCACCGTAAACGCATTAAGATTCCACAATTTAACGTTCTTAAGGTTGTTTTGTCTCACAATCCTACTTCAAGTCAGGACAATTATGCGGTGGTTGTTATTTATGCTCCTTCCGATTTGTTGGCTTTCATCAACCCTACGCAACAACATGCTTGGACTTACCTTGATGAAAATCTAACGGGCTTTACAGATATCGCCTTTTATGGAGGTTTGGCCTATGCTGTGGGACGTTTGGGTATGGTGGTGTCATTTGACGTTAACAGTAAGAATTATAGTTCTTCTCAGCTACTAAGACCAAATATAATTGTGCCAGGAGGCTGTCACACGACTTTTAGATATGCTGAAAGAGTGTATATTGTTGAATCAATGAAGGGAGACCTATTGGTTGTTCGGAGGTTTTTCAAACGAAGAGAAAGGTTTTTGGAAGAaatagaagaagaggaagaagagcgCAAGAGTGTAACCGAAAGTTTCAAGGTTCACAAATTGCTGTTAAACGATCAAACAAAGGGATCATTAGAGGAGCATGTTGAGGTGAAAAGCTTGGGTGATGAGGCTCTCTTTGTTGGCGACAGCCAATCAATGTCCATTTTGGCTTCAAATTTTCCTGGGTGCCAACCAAATTCGATATACTTCACAGATGATTCTATCGACGTTTTTGCAATTAAAAATACGTATCGTCCGAAGGGGCCTTCTGACATGGGTATATATTGCTTGGAGAATGGAACCTTTCAAAAGCATTATACTCCGGAATATAAACACAGGTATTTGGCACCTCCACTCTGGGTTGTGCCACCATTGCAATGA